In Streptomyces sp. NBC_01408, one DNA window encodes the following:
- the rimI gene encoding ribosomal protein S18-alanine N-acetyltransferase, with product MTAVSTVLREMRWWDIEPVLELEHELFPEDAWSAGMFWSELAHARGPHATRRYVVAEDPSGRLVGYAGLAAAGDLADVQTIAAARDQWGTGLGARLLTDLLRAATAFECAEVLLEVRVDNSRAQKLYERFGFEPIGFRRGYYQPGNVDALVMRLTDPAQARTESSESNG from the coding sequence GTGACCGCGGTGAGCACGGTGCTGCGCGAGATGCGCTGGTGGGACATCGAGCCGGTGCTGGAACTGGAGCACGAGCTCTTCCCCGAGGACGCCTGGTCCGCGGGGATGTTCTGGTCCGAGCTCGCCCACGCCCGCGGCCCGCACGCCACCCGCAGGTACGTCGTCGCCGAGGACCCCTCGGGCCGGCTCGTGGGCTACGCCGGGCTCGCGGCCGCCGGCGACCTGGCCGACGTACAGACCATCGCGGCCGCCCGCGACCAGTGGGGGACCGGGCTCGGCGCCCGGCTCCTGACCGACCTGCTGCGCGCCGCCACCGCCTTCGAGTGCGCCGAGGTGCTGCTGGAGGTACGGGTGGACAACTCCCGGGCCCAGAAGCTCTACGAGCGCTTCGGCTTCGAGCCCATCGGCTTCCGGCGGGGCTACTACCAGCCCGGCAACGTCGACGCGCTCGTCATGCGACTGACCGACCCCGCACAAGCAAGAACTGAGAGCAGTGAGAGCAATGGCTGA
- the tsaB gene encoding tRNA (adenosine(37)-N6)-threonylcarbamoyltransferase complex dimerization subunit type 1 TsaB produces MLLLAVDTATPAVTVALYDGESVLAESNQVDARRHGELLLPSVDKVLAEAGLKLDALTGIVVGVGPGPYTGLRVGLVTASTFAAVLGVPVHGLCTLDGLAYAAGTAGIEGPFTVATDARRKEVYWARYEDPRTRVAEPAVDRPADIADQVAGLPAVGQGALLYPEVFPDARGPEHQSAAALAALAAERLAAGEEFLPPVPLYLRRPDAQVPKNYKVVTPQ; encoded by the coding sequence GTGCTCCTGCTCGCTGTAGATACCGCCACGCCCGCCGTCACCGTCGCCCTGTACGACGGCGAGTCCGTCCTCGCCGAGTCGAACCAGGTCGACGCCCGCCGCCACGGGGAGCTGCTGCTGCCCTCCGTCGACAAGGTGCTCGCCGAGGCCGGGCTGAAACTCGACGCCCTCACCGGCATCGTCGTCGGAGTCGGCCCCGGCCCCTACACCGGGCTGCGCGTCGGCCTCGTCACCGCCTCCACCTTCGCCGCCGTGCTCGGCGTGCCCGTGCACGGCCTGTGCACCCTGGACGGCCTCGCCTACGCGGCGGGGACCGCCGGAATCGAGGGCCCCTTCACCGTGGCCACCGACGCCCGGCGCAAGGAGGTGTACTGGGCCCGCTACGAGGACCCGCGCACGCGCGTCGCGGAGCCCGCCGTGGACCGCCCGGCCGACATCGCCGACCAGGTCGCGGGGCTGCCCGCGGTGGGCCAGGGCGCACTCCTGTACCCGGAGGTGTTCCCGGACGCGCGGGGCCCCGAGCACCAGTCGGCCGCCGCCCTGGCCGCGCTGGCCGCGGAGCGGCTGGCCGCCGGGGAGGAGTTCCTGCCCCCCGTCCCCCTCTACCTGCGCCGGCCCGACGCGCAGGTGCCCAAGAACTACAAGGTGGTCACCCCACAGTGA